The sequence CGACGAGCGGATCGGCCATGCGCGCCAGGAACTGGTGACGGGGCAGTTCCGCAAGGGACAAGGTTGAATGTGAAGAGTATGCGGGAGAACAGTTCGAAGTTCGAGGTTCGCCTGTTGGGAACGCTCAGACTCCGGAATAGCTTCTCTTTCGAACCTCGAACTTCGAACCTCGAACGCATTTCTGTCGGCCTCGTCATGTTCCTGATTACCGCCTGCGGCTCGCGCGACGAGGCCGGCCTGCCTGCGACACAGGGCGCGCCGGCGGCGATCAAGGCAGCGGTCACGGAGGTGCGAGCCGCCCGGTTTCCCGTCGTGGTGGAGGTGACGGGACAGATCGCCGCCGCGTCGCAAGCCACGCTCTCCGCCAAGGTTCAAGGCACCGTGCAGGAACTGCGCGTGCGCGAGGGCGAAACGGTGAGGAAGGGCCAGACGCTGATCGTGCTGGACAGCCGCGACCTGCGCGCCAACTTGGCGCGCGCGGAAGCGGAGTACGACAACGCGCGGGCGCATCTCGCCCGTATGCAGCGGCTGTATCAGCAGGAATCGGTCGCCAAGCAGGAGCTCGAGAACGCGACCCGCGCCTATAAGGTCGCCGAGGCCAGCCGGCGGGCGGCGGAAGCGCACCTCAGCGATACCGTCATCAAAGCTCCCTTCGACGGCGTCGTCACGGAGAAACACATCGAGGTCGGCGAGTTGGCCGCGCCGGGCCGGCCGGTGCTGAAGCTCGAAGACCCCCGGCGCCTGCGCCTGGAAGCGACGGTGTCCGAAAGGGACGTGAAAGCCGTGGCGGTGGGCGACAAGGTGGGAGTCGTCGTCGACGCCCTGGGCGATCGGCCCTTGACCGGCACGGTCGCGCAAGTCCTCCCCGCGGGCGATCCCGCCACTCACACTTTTGTAGTGAAAGTCGATCTGCCCCCGGCGCCGGGCCTCAAGAGCGGCATGTTCGGCCGCATGCGTCTGGACAAGGGCGCAAGTCAGACGCTGGCGGTGCCTGAGCCGGCCCTGATCGAACGAGGCCAGTTGACCGGCGTGTACGTGATCGGGGACGACCAGGTCGCTCATCTCCGCTGGGTGAAAGTCGGGCGCACGTTCGGGGCCAACATCGAAGTGCTGTCCGGACTCGATGCGGGCGAACGGATTCTGGCCGATGCGAGCCTGGGGGTGGACGGCGCGCGCGTCGAGCCCACCGAATCGGTCGCCTCCCCTACGAAGCCGTAATGGGTGAGACGTGATGCGTAATGCGTGACGCGGGATGCGGGACGTGGCCGGAGAAGAAGAGCGGACCGTCATGAACGAGCAAGCACCCATCACGCATCACGCGTCACCGGGATCCATTGCTGTGAAGAACGAAATGGGTGCCCCGCATCACGCGTCACGCATCACCCATTACGGCCTTTCAGGCCGCATCGCGGCGCTCTTCATCAGCAGCAAGCTCACGCCGCTGATCGTCGTCGGTGTCCTGCTGCTCGGTCTCTTTGCGGTGCTCCTCACCCCGCGCGAGGAAGAGCCGCAGATCGTGGTTCCCATGGTCGATGTCTTCCTTCCGTTCCCCGGCGCCTCGGCCAAAGTGGTCGAAGAGCAACTGACCAAACCCATCGAGCGCAAGATTTCGGAGATCAAAGGCGTCGAGTACCTCTATTCGCTTTCCAGACCCGGCGGCGCGCTCCTGATCGTCCGCTTCTATGTCGGCGAGCCGATGGAGCAGAGTCTGGTGGACCTGTACGACAAGCTGATGTCCAACCAGGACCTCCTGCCGTCCGGCGCGGGACCGTTCCAGGTGAAGCCCCGCGACATCAACGACGTGCCGATCGTGACGATCACGCTCTCCAGCTCGCGCTATTCGGAATTCCACCTGCGCCGGCTGGCTCAGTCCGTCCTGGAGGAAGTCAAAAAGGTCCCGAATACCTCGGGCGGCTTCATCGTCGGGGGCGGCCGGCGTGAACTGCGCGTGCAACTCGATCCCAGCCGCCTGAAGGCGTACGGCGTCACCCCGTTGCACATCGCGTCCGTGATTCGAGGCGAAAACCTGTCGTTGCCGGCCGGCCGCTTTCAGAGCGAGAACCGGGACTACGTCGTGGAGACCGGCCGCTTCATCGGCTCGCGGGAGGATTTGGAATCGCTCGTCGTCGGAGTGTTTCGCCCGGACACGCGCTCCGGCCGCGATCTCGCCGAAGGCGCGGCTCGGCTGATTTATCTCCGCCAGGTCGCGGACGTCGCCGACGGCCCCGGCGAGACGACGAGCTATGTGTGGTTTGGCGTTGGCCCCTCACCCTCCCCTCTCCCCGCTGGCGGGGAGAGGGCTGGGGTGAGGGGAGAAACACCCGCCGTCACCGTCGCGATCGCCAAGCAGGCCCGCACCAACGCGGTCACGGTGGCCCGGGAGGTCGTCCGGAAGGTCGAGGAGCTCAAGGGAACGGTGCTGCCCGCGGATGTCCTGGTGACGGTCACGCGCGATTACGGCGAGACGGCGGATGAAAAGGCCAATGAGCTGCTCTGGCATTTGCTGATCGCCGTGGCGGCCGTGGTGGTCTTTTTGGGATTGGCTCTCGGTCCCCGTCCGGCGCTGGTCGTCTCGATCGCGATTCCGTTGACGCTGGCTCTGACCCTCTTCACCTCGATGCTGATCGGATACACGATCAATCGGGTCACGCTGTTCGCACTCATCTTTTCGATCGGCATCCTGGTGGATGACGCGATCGTGGTCGTCGAGAACACGTATCGACACCTCAGCCTCCGCGTGCTTCCGCATCGCGAGGCGTCGATCTACGCCGTGGACGAGGTCGGCAACCCGACCATTCTCGCCACGTTCACCGTCATCGCGGCCCTGCTGCCGATGGCCTTCGTCTCCGGCCTGATGGGACCGTACATGCGGCCCATCCCAGTCAACGCCTCCATCGCGATGTTCTTCTCGCTGCTCATCGCCTTCGTGGTCATCCCCTGGTTCTGCCAGAAATGCTACCGCCCCTCACCCTCCCCTCTCCCCAATGGGGAGAGGGCAAGGGAGAGGGGAATGGGAGAGGGCTCCGCTCAAGAGCAAGAGAGGGAGGCCCGCGGCTGGACGTACCGGCTCTACCAGCGGCTCCTGAACCCATTGCTCTCACACCCGGTCATCGCCTACGCCTTCCTGGCTGGTGTGGCGCTCCTGCTCCTGGCCTCGCTCGCGCTTTTCTCCACGCGGGCCGTGGCAGTGAAGATGCTGCCGTTCGACAACAAGAGCGAGCTGCAGATCGTGATCGACATGCCGGAGGGGACGACGCTGGAAGAAACCGCGCGGGTGACCCAGGCCCTCACCCGCTACGTGGCGACTGTGCCCGAGGTGCGCGATTATCAGGCCTACGTCGGCACCGCGTCCCCCTTCAACTTCAACGGACTCGTGCGGCATTACTTTCTCAGAGATCAGCCGCACCATGCCGACGTCCAGATCAACCTCGTGGCGAAAGGCGAGCGCAAGGCCCAAAGCCACCAGATTGCCCAGCGCCTGAGGCCGGAGGTGCAGCGGATCGCAAGAGAACACGGCGCCAACGTGAAGGTCGTGGAAGTGCCGCCCGGCCCGCCGGTGCAATCGGTGTTGGTGGCGGAGATTTACGGCCCCGACTACGAGCGACAGATCGCGATCGCGCGCGACGTGCGGCGCCTGTTCGAGAGTACGCCGGGCGTCGTGGACGTGGACGATTCCATCGAAGCGGACCAGGTCAAGTATCGCTTCACCGTGGATCGGGCCAAGGCGGCGCTGGCCGGCGTGCCGTCGGACGACATCATCAACACGCTGCGCATGGCGCTGGAAGGCGCCACGGTCGGCCTGGTGCACATCCCCAACGAGAAGGAGCCGGTGCCGATCGTCCTGCGCCTGCCGCAGGCGGAGCGGACCGGGCTGGAACACTTCGGCGAGATCGGGATGAAGACCGCCTCGGGCGGGATCGTCCAACTGTCCGAGTTGCTTAAGCTGGAGCAGACGGTGCAGGAGAAGACGATCTACCACAAGAACCAGAAACCCGTTGTCTATGTGACGGCGGATGTGGGCGGGCCTGGCGCCGAACGGGCGGAAAGCCCGGTCTATGGCGTGCTGGGGGTGGGAAAGCAACTCGACGCCTATCGCCTGCCGGAGGGCTATCACCTCGAGCAACACTACGCGTCGCAGCCCTGGTCGGAGCGCCGGTTCGCGCTGAAGTGGGACGGGGAGTGGCACATCACCTATGAAACGTTCCGCGACATGGGGATCGCCTTCGCCGTCGCGATGTTGCTGATCTATCTGTTGATCGTCGGCGAGTTCCAGTCGTTCCTCACGCCGCTCATCATCATGGCGCCGATCCCGCTGACGCTCATCGGAATTCTCCCCGGCCACTGGCTGACCGGCTCCTACTTTACCGCGACGTCGATGATCGGCTTCATCGCGCTGGCCGGCATCATCGTGCGGAACTCGATCCTGCTCGTTGACTTCATTCGAATCGAGCAGGCGCAGGGCGTCCCGAGCGAGGAAGCGGTGATCCGGGCCGGCGCGATCCGCACCAGGCCGATTCTGCTGACTGCGGCGGCGCTGATGGTCGGGGCCTTCGTCATCATTCTCGATCCGATCTTCCAAGGGTTGGCCGTCTCGCTGCTCTTCGGGGTCGGCGCCTCGACCCTGCTCACCCTGGTGGTCATCCCGGTGCTCTACTACACGTTGATCGGCGAGCGTTCCCGGCCTGTCCCTCCTCCGCCGGAGGCCCGCGACAAGGATCGAGAACCGGAGCATGCCGGCCGGATGCTTGAACCAGCGGCGAGGCCGTGAGGGGAGCAACGGGCATACGGGCTCCGACGTATGGTATTCTGCGGCGAACGCAGCGAATAGCTGGCAGCGAGTAGCTTGTAGGTGTTCGCCGAGGGTTGGTAACTACGCAACCACATGAGCCTGCGACAGACCCGAACACATGAAAAACGCCCCCTCACCCTAACCCTCTCCCACCACGGGAGAGGGAATAAAAAATGTACCTCCTCCCCCTTGATGGGGGAGGGAAGGGAGGGGGTGAAGCTGCTGGCTGAGAGCTGCCGGCTGACGGCTATTTTTGAAGGAGGAACGTGTATGGCGCGAACGGCGATCATAGTCATCACTGCGTGTGTCCTGATCGGGGTTGCAAGCCCGGTCTTTTTCACCGGCGAACGGCCCGCGCAAGCGTCGCCGGCCGTCGAGGGCATGCCGGGGACCGTGACGATCGACGGCATCACCGTCCTGGACATCGGTCCGCTGCCGACCGCCGTGCCGATGCCGCCGACCAATCTCAATTACAAGGCGAAAATCGAGCTGGGCAAGCAGCTCTACTTCGACGGCCGGCTGTCCAAGAACAATTCGGTCTCCTGCGCGTTCTGCCATACGCCCGGCTCCGGCTTCGCCGACCCACGCCAGACCTCCATCGGCGTGGACGGCAAGGTGGGCGGGCGCCAGGCTCCGACCGTGTACAACACGGCGTTCAACCATCTGCAGTTCTGGGACGGCCGCGCCCGGTCGTTGGAGGAGCAGGCGATCGGACCGATCCAGAATCCGGTCGAGATGGCGGAGACCCATGAGAACGTGGTGAAGAAGCTGGGCAAGATCAAGGGCTACCAGCAACAGTTCCGCGCGGTCTTCGGAACCGAGGTGAACCTGCAGGGGATCGCCGAGGCGATCGCGGCCTACGAACGGACGATCCTCTCGACCAACTCCGCGTTCGACAAGTATATGCTGGGCGACAAGGCGGCGATGGACGAGGCGGCGGTGCGGGGGATGGCGCTCTTCAAAGGCAAGGCCCGCTGCATCCTGTGCCACAACGGCCCCAACTTCACCGACAACAAGTTCCACAACCTCGGCGTCCCGCAGGTCGGGCCGATGAAAGAAGACCTGGGCCGCTACTACGTCACGCGGTTGGAGAAAGACAAAGGGGCATTCAAAACCCCGACGCTGCGGAGCATCACGGAGACCGCGCCGTACATGCACGACGGCGCGTTCAAAACGTTGGAAGAAGTGATCGACTTCCTCGACAAGGGCGGGGGGCCGAATCCCAACCTGAGCCCGCTCATCAAGCCGCTCGGACTCACGGCCGAAGAGAAGGCCGACCTCCTGGCGTTTCTCAAGGCCTTGGCCGGCGAGCCGATCAAATTCGAGATGCCCAAGCTGCCCAAGTAGAAGAGAGCAACGAGGGCCGAGAGACGGAGGCGGCGGAGTCTGCTTCCCGCTTGCACGATGCAGCGCCGCAGCGAGAGTTTGCCGTGAATTATGGGAGCGGCTCAGAGGCCTTTACGCGCCGGGCGGCTGGAGAGGAAGACGGAGATGGAACGTGGTCCCAACGCCGACTTGGCTATCCACGGTCACCTCTCCGCCATGCGCGTCGACAACGTCTTTGACGATCTTGGTGCCGAGCCCGGTGCCGCCTGCTTTGCGACTGATGGTTCGGGGCGTAAAAAGAGTGCGCAACACGTCAGGTGGAATGCCGCGGCCCGTATCAGCGACGGAGATCAGGATGTGCTTCCCATCGTCTTCAGTCCGCCCACTGATGGTCACGGACCCGCCGGGTTGGACTTCCGGGATGGCATTGTTGACCAAGTTGTAGAAGGCATTAAACAGACGACGCTCATCAGCCACGATGGGGGGGAGGTGATCGAGCTCCTTCACCTGTAAAGTGACGCCCTGTTCTTGTGCCAACCAGTGCAGGGTTTTAAAGACGGACTCCACGACCGCGGCCACCTGACAAGGAGCGAACTCAGGCGGCGCGCTCAGTCCCTTGATGCAATCGGCGATCTCCCGGACTCGATCATGAATTCGGCGCGTCGAGCTTCGCACCATCCCGATCACTTCTCTGCAGAGTTCGAAGCTGGCTTTGGCCCTTGCGGCTTGAATGTTGCTCGAGCTCTCCAAGAGTTCCTTGATCTCACCTTCCAGCAGCCCGGTCCCGCACACGACCGGCATCAACAGATTCTTGATGTCGTGGCCGATATTCCCCAGGATGCGCGCGACTTCGGCAAGCTTGGCGTCCTGGTAGAGACGCGCCTGCTCGATGGACGTGGCAGCGATGGCGGAGACGATCGTCAGAAGCGCCACATCATCCTCGTCAAGGCGCCCCTCGCGTTTGTTCAGAACCTGAAGAACCCCGATCGGTTCCCCCTCCCATCGCTTCAGCGGGACCGTAATCATGTCGTGGGTCTCATGTCCGGTCAGCTTGTCGATTCCAGGGAAATGCCGGGGGTCGGCCTGGGCGTCGTGGATCACCATCGGTACCCCTGAATGAAACACTTCGCCGGCGATACCCAGGTCCCAAGGAATCGTTGTGCCGACCTGCACCGGACTTTTGCCGATCGAGTGACGAAAGACGAGTTGCCTGGACTCAGCGTCGGCGAGGAGAATGGAACCGCTCTCGGCGCCTACGACATCCAGCGCGGTCTGGAGCGCGTTCGCCACGAGCGTTTCCGTGGTGAGGTGCTCAAAGAGAGCCTCCGTGACGCGGCGTGCAGCTTCCAGTTCGCGGTCGCGCCTGATCAAGCGACGGTCTTCTTCGCGCCGGATCGTTCGCCGCCGACTCGGAAGGGCGCCGGCTTCCGCCGCTTGCTCAGGATCGCGAGACATGGTCACCCCTCGACGTTTGGGAACACGGGAAGCCGAAGGACCGCAAGGTCGGTCGATCAGGTTTTGAACGGGTCTTTGTACACGTGCTGTTTGGCCAGCTTGCCGACCACCGCGACGAGTTTGTCCGGCTCGACGGGCTTGACCAAATAATCGGCAACTCCCTGTTTCAATAACGATGTCGCGCCGCTCAGATCGGGTTTCCCGGTCAGCACCACGATGGGAACCGAAGGGAATTGGGAACGGAAGAAGGCGATAGCCTCCATTCCGTTGATTTTCGGCATATAGATATCGCAGATGATCGCGTCGACCATGAGCGGATTATCGCCGGACCGGATGCGCTTAATGGCTTGTTCACCATCTTCGGCTTCGACGACATCGTAACCGGCTTTTTTGAGCGCCAAGTGAACCGACTTTCGGACATCGGCCTCGTCATCGACGACTAATATTCTTCCTTCTGGCATGATCGCCTCCTCCTGGTTAGTTTGGGTGGGTGACATCTGGAACAACCGGCTACTTCCCCCCGGCGAGGTTCTCGTCTTGTTCGGCAACCTCGTTCAAGCCGATCTGTCTGAGAAGCGCAGCCCGGTATGAACGAAAGGCCCCGTTGTCGGGATTCGCGTCGATTTCCTCGGACACCGCCGAAAGCGCATCGTACCAATACCCTTCTTCCGCGTAGAGCTTTGAAGCTTCTACACGGGTGCTCTGAGCCAGACCGCCGGCAGCCGCTTCGGCTAGCTCGGTGCGTTCAATCGTGGCCCCGGCCAGGATGTCTTTTGAGCGCCGCTTCGGGTCGGGCACCACGGCTACAAACCACCGGTATTGCTTGCCCGCTTCCAGGCGGACACCGAAATCGGCCAGCCGCAGCCGCTGAATGCCAGCTTGGAAGGGCGGGTTTAACACCTGCTCCGCAACCGGGTTGGCGCCGTCGTCGCTCAGATTGAAGACAACCGCTGTCGTGATCGGCTTCGAGAGATACCAATACAAAACCGGCTGTTCCTGGGCAGTGAGTCCCGTGTGATTCGGGGCGAGCACCGACAAGGTAAACGTTTGGTCCATGCCGCTCAGCCGAAGGCTCCTCGTTCCTCCCCCCACCCTGCCGCCCGGCGCGCCGCGCACCGGCGGCTTGTACACCGGCGCAGCGACCGGGGTGGCCGGACTCTTCTGCTGGCCGGTCGAAGAGGACGGTCCAGGTTGTTGGTCCGCCCCTGCTTCTACAGGAAGCAGGAGTATCGCGAGGGCGACGGCGAGCGGCGGTACGTTGCGCGGTATGGAGGTCATCATGGCTACCCTCCCAGCGTGACCCTGTGCGCATGAGATGCGACGTGGTCAGCTCTGCCGATCAGTTGGTACACGGTCACCTTGAACGTTTTCCCCCTGAGGCTCATCTCGCCAAGAGGCCGTATGACAAGCGCCGGATCCAAGTATCGGACGGTTGAATCTCCGATCAAAATCCGGCACGAGCTTTGGTCGGAGCCGGATTCCCACGCGTCTTTCTGAAAACTTTCAAGTCGAGCGGCGATGTTCACGGTGTCGCCGATGGTCGTGTACTTCAGACGCTCGGCGCTGCCGAGGCTGCCGGCCACCGCCTGCCCGGTAAAAATCCCGATTCGCATCCTCGCCGTCGGCAGGTGCTGCGCGTGCCAAAGCTGGTTCAGGCGCCGCAGTTCGGCTTCCATGGCGAGCGCGCAGCGAACGGCGTTTCGTGCGTCATGGGCGATGTCCTCCTCCATCGTCCGCGCGAGCGGCACCCCGAAGTTGGCCTTGATGGCGTCGCCGAAGTAGTCGTCCACTACCCCGCCATGCTGCATCACCAGATGAGCCATGGTTTCGATATAGGTGTTCATCCAACTCATGAGACGCTGGGGGTCCATCTGCTCGGCGGCGGGCGTAAACCCCTCGAGATCGGAGAAGAGAACCGTGACGGTCAGCTTCTGAGGTCGGGGACGCCCTCCGTCCCAGAAGAGTTCGCGCTGCTGCCAGATTTGCTCCGCCACCTCGGGTGAGACGTGGCGGGAGAAGAGCTGCATCAATTGCGCGCGCTCGAGTTTTTCCCGGCCGACGATCGCAGCCGTCAGGACCGCGGTCGAAGCGACGTAGGCCAATGCCGGTGGAAGAGACGGGATCCACCACCCGCCCCAGAAGGCGCTCCAGACGATCACGAGCAGGAGTCCCAGGCCGCCCACCACAAAGACCGCAAATCGCCAGGTCGAGCGGCTGACGGTGCCCGTGACGCCTCCCAGCAAGCCCCACATGAATGTCCACACAACTTCGTGCGTCTCCCCCGGACTCTTGCGCGGCTCAGCGCCCGCGAGGGCCGCGCGCAGCAGTTGGCTCACGAGATGGGCGTGCACGACCACGCCGTACATGCCGCGCTGATCCGCGCCGAGTCCCGATCGATACGGCGTGTGGAACAGATCCGGCACGCTTTCGGCGGTCGCTCCGAGGATGACGATCTTATCTTTCAAGGCTTCTGAAGTGATCCGGCCGGCCAACAGGTCGCTGACGGAGTAGGTCTGCAGGGACGGCGGCTCCCCGTCGAAATCCAGCAAAAACTGATAGCCCCGCGCGTCCACCCCGACATATCCCCCGTCGTTCGGCTCAAGGGGCCTCAGCGACGACTGTCCCAAGCGCAGGTGCTCAGGATGGAGGCGATCGGGCTGGGGGAACACACCTTCAGGCTCGAGATACTTGAGCGCCAAGCGCAAGGCAAACGAATAGACCGTGTGCTGCCCATCATCCAGAAACAGCAGGCCCCGCCGGACCACGCCGTCCTCATCGATCAACAGATCGTTAAATCCCACTTGATCCGTGTCATTAAGAATCGGCGGCGGAGGAACGTTTGCCAAGGTGTCGCCGCCGAATTTCATGACCATGATGACGTTCGGGTGGCTATTCAGCAGTGATTCCAAGGCCTGATGTCCTGGCGGAACGGGAAAATTTCGATAGAAGTCGACGCCGATGGCGCGGGGTTGGTGCGCCAGGAGCGCTTCGAGCACCTGTGCCAACAGACCGTCGGTGAACGGCCATCGACCCAACCTCTGAACGTCGCGTTCCGTGACCCCGATCAAAACAATTCGAGGCTCCGTGGGGCTCGTGGGAGGCTGCGTCCTTAGAAGCCAATCGTAAACCTTTAGCTCCCACAGCTCCAGATATCCCGCGACCCGGATACCCACCACCGCCATGGTGACGACCGTCCCGACCAGAAGACCCACGGCCGCCGGTGAGCCAAGCGTCCGGAGCATCCTGTCCCACATCAGCGTCCTCAGTCACAACCAATTATTGAGCAAGAGAAACGGTGCCCAGTACGCGGGGTGCCGGTACATCGGGTGGCCGAGCATGTTCAGTTGGGCGCGCTGCAAGGCCGCGGCCTTCGACAAGCTGGGATCGCGCAGCTCACGGTAAAACTCCGTGACGAGCATCGTCGACGATTCATCGTTGATCGACCAGAGGGTGGCCAGCGCACTCCGCGCTCCGGCCTTGATCGCCACGCCCGCCAGCCCCAAGGCCGCTCGGTCGTCCCCCGCGGCGGTTTCACACGCGCTGAGCGTCAGCAGCGCCAGCGGTTCCTCGCGGAACCGCATCAGGCCGACGAACCGGTCCAGTCGATCCATCGTCAGCTTGTCGTCGTAAGCCAACACAAAACTCTTGCGCACATCGTTCTCGAACTGCCCGTGAGACGCGATGTGGACGACGGCAAACGGTTTCTCCCTGAGCTCGCGTTCAACGCGTGGCACCAGGAAATCCCGATTCAACAGCATGTTGCCGCCAAAGAGCCGATTGACCGTCTGTACCTCCTCGGCCACATTGGGCAGGGGAGCAAAGCCCTGAACGGCCTCGCTCAGGCCGGCCGACAGCGCCTGGATGGCCTGGCGTTTCAGCGGGCGGGGATCGGTCAGCGTGAGCCCCGGTGTGGTGGCCACGGCATACCGACTGATGAGAAATGTCGTGCCGTCATGCAACGCGGCCATCGGAATCGTTCGCAACGGCCCGTCAGGAACAAACACCAGAGTCGTG comes from Nitrospirota bacterium and encodes:
- a CDS encoding efflux RND transporter periplasmic adaptor subunit yields the protein MFLITACGSRDEAGLPATQGAPAAIKAAVTEVRAARFPVVVEVTGQIAAASQATLSAKVQGTVQELRVREGETVRKGQTLIVLDSRDLRANLARAEAEYDNARAHLARMQRLYQQESVAKQELENATRAYKVAEASRRAAEAHLSDTVIKAPFDGVVTEKHIEVGELAAPGRPVLKLEDPRRLRLEATVSERDVKAVAVGDKVGVVVDALGDRPLTGTVAQVLPAGDPATHTFVVKVDLPPAPGLKSGMFGRMRLDKGASQTLAVPEPALIERGQLTGVYVIGDDQVAHLRWVKVGRTFGANIEVLSGLDAGERILADASLGVDGARVEPTESVASPTKP
- a CDS encoding adenylate/guanylate cyclase domain-containing protein, whose protein sequence is MWDRMLRTLGSPAAVGLLVGTVVTMAVVGIRVAGYLELWELKVYDWLLRTQPPTSPTEPRIVLIGVTERDVQRLGRWPFTDGLLAQVLEALLAHQPRAIGVDFYRNFPVPPGHQALESLLNSHPNVIMVMKFGGDTLANVPPPPILNDTDQVGFNDLLIDEDGVVRRGLLFLDDGQHTVYSFALRLALKYLEPEGVFPQPDRLHPEHLRLGQSSLRPLEPNDGGYVGVDARGYQFLLDFDGEPPSLQTYSVSDLLAGRITSEALKDKIVILGATAESVPDLFHTPYRSGLGADQRGMYGVVVHAHLVSQLLRAALAGAEPRKSPGETHEVVWTFMWGLLGGVTGTVSRSTWRFAVFVVGGLGLLLVIVWSAFWGGWWIPSLPPALAYVASTAVLTAAIVGREKLERAQLMQLFSRHVSPEVAEQIWQQRELFWDGGRPRPQKLTVTVLFSDLEGFTPAAEQMDPQRLMSWMNTYIETMAHLVMQHGGVVDDYFGDAIKANFGVPLARTMEEDIAHDARNAVRCALAMEAELRRLNQLWHAQHLPTARMRIGIFTGQAVAGSLGSAERLKYTTIGDTVNIAARLESFQKDAWESGSDQSSCRILIGDSTVRYLDPALVIRPLGEMSLRGKTFKVTVYQLIGRADHVASHAHRVTLGG
- a CDS encoding cytochrome c peroxidase; protein product: MARTAIIVITACVLIGVASPVFFTGERPAQASPAVEGMPGTVTIDGITVLDIGPLPTAVPMPPTNLNYKAKIELGKQLYFDGRLSKNNSVSCAFCHTPGSGFADPRQTSIGVDGKVGGRQAPTVYNTAFNHLQFWDGRARSLEEQAIGPIQNPVEMAETHENVVKKLGKIKGYQQQFRAVFGTEVNLQGIAEAIAAYERTILSTNSAFDKYMLGDKAAMDEAAVRGMALFKGKARCILCHNGPNFTDNKFHNLGVPQVGPMKEDLGRYYVTRLEKDKGAFKTPTLRSITETAPYMHDGAFKTLEEVIDFLDKGGGPNPNLSPLIKPLGLTAEEKADLLAFLKALAGEPIKFEMPKLPK
- a CDS encoding DUF928 domain-containing protein; its protein translation is MMTSIPRNVPPLAVALAILLLPVEAGADQQPGPSSSTGQQKSPATPVAAPVYKPPVRGAPGGRVGGGTRSLRLSGMDQTFTLSVLAPNHTGLTAQEQPVLYWYLSKPITTAVVFNLSDDGANPVAEQVLNPPFQAGIQRLRLADFGVRLEAGKQYRWFVAVVPDPKRRSKDILAGATIERTELAEAAAGGLAQSTRVEASKLYAEEGYWYDALSAVSEEIDANPDNGAFRSYRAALLRQIGLNEVAEQDENLAGGK
- a CDS encoding efflux RND transporter permease subunit — translated: MAGEEERTVMNEQAPITHHASPGSIAVKNEMGAPHHASRITHYGLSGRIAALFISSKLTPLIVVGVLLLGLFAVLLTPREEEPQIVVPMVDVFLPFPGASAKVVEEQLTKPIERKISEIKGVEYLYSLSRPGGALLIVRFYVGEPMEQSLVDLYDKLMSNQDLLPSGAGPFQVKPRDINDVPIVTITLSSSRYSEFHLRRLAQSVLEEVKKVPNTSGGFIVGGGRRELRVQLDPSRLKAYGVTPLHIASVIRGENLSLPAGRFQSENRDYVVETGRFIGSREDLESLVVGVFRPDTRSGRDLAEGAARLIYLRQVADVADGPGETTSYVWFGVGPSPSPLPAGGERAGVRGETPAVTVAIAKQARTNAVTVAREVVRKVEELKGTVLPADVLVTVTRDYGETADEKANELLWHLLIAVAAVVVFLGLALGPRPALVVSIAIPLTLALTLFTSMLIGYTINRVTLFALIFSIGILVDDAIVVVENTYRHLSLRVLPHREASIYAVDEVGNPTILATFTVIAALLPMAFVSGLMGPYMRPIPVNASIAMFFSLLIAFVVIPWFCQKCYRPSPSPLPNGERARERGMGEGSAQEQEREARGWTYRLYQRLLNPLLSHPVIAYAFLAGVALLLLASLALFSTRAVAVKMLPFDNKSELQIVIDMPEGTTLEETARVTQALTRYVATVPEVRDYQAYVGTASPFNFNGLVRHYFLRDQPHHADVQINLVAKGERKAQSHQIAQRLRPEVQRIAREHGANVKVVEVPPGPPVQSVLVAEIYGPDYERQIAIARDVRRLFESTPGVVDVDDSIEADQVKYRFTVDRAKAALAGVPSDDIINTLRMALEGATVGLVHIPNEKEPVPIVLRLPQAERTGLEHFGEIGMKTASGGIVQLSELLKLEQTVQEKTIYHKNQKPVVYVTADVGGPGAERAESPVYGVLGVGKQLDAYRLPEGYHLEQHYASQPWSERRFALKWDGEWHITYETFRDMGIAFAVAMLLIYLLIVGEFQSFLTPLIIMAPIPLTLIGILPGHWLTGSYFTATSMIGFIALAGIIVRNSILLVDFIRIEQAQGVPSEEAVIRAGAIRTRPILLTAAALMVGAFVIILDPIFQGLAVSLLFGVGASTLLTLVVIPVLYYTLIGERSRPVPPPPEARDKDREPEHAGRMLEPAARP
- a CDS encoding response regulator, with protein sequence MPEGRILVVDDEADVRKSVHLALKKAGYDVVEAEDGEQAIKRIRSGDNPLMVDAIICDIYMPKINGMEAIAFFRSQFPSVPIVVLTGKPDLSGATSLLKQGVADYLVKPVEPDKLVAVVGKLAKQHVYKDPFKT
- a CDS encoding HAMP domain-containing sensor histidine kinase; this translates as MSRDPEQAAEAGALPSRRRTIRREEDRRLIRRDRELEAARRVTEALFEHLTTETLVANALQTALDVVGAESGSILLADAESRQLVFRHSIGKSPVQVGTTIPWDLGIAGEVFHSGVPMVIHDAQADPRHFPGIDKLTGHETHDMITVPLKRWEGEPIGVLQVLNKREGRLDEDDVALLTIVSAIAATSIEQARLYQDAKLAEVARILGNIGHDIKNLLMPVVCGTGLLEGEIKELLESSSNIQAARAKASFELCREVIGMVRSSTRRIHDRVREIADCIKGLSAPPEFAPCQVAAVVESVFKTLHWLAQEQGVTLQVKELDHLPPIVADERRLFNAFYNLVNNAIPEVQPGGSVTISGRTEDDGKHILISVADTGRGIPPDVLRTLFTPRTISRKAGGTGLGTKIVKDVVDAHGGEVTVDSQVGVGTTFHLRLPLQPPGA